One Phalacrocorax aristotelis chromosome 12, bGulAri2.1, whole genome shotgun sequence DNA window includes the following coding sequences:
- the NPS gene encoding neuropeptide S, translating to MYLNLHIRFMHANHSCGVLCRLNFVFILWISVTFVCSGYPVVPSTSSTPFYLNCQLYGKSDYCLVLLNNCLAKVGRNEELAFLKPYLETPVNKRSFRNGVGSGIKKTSFRRAKS from the exons ATGTATCTAAATCTCCATATACGCTTTATGCATGCAAATCACAGTTGTGGTGT TCTATGCAGGttaaactttgttttcattctttggaTCTCAGTGACATTTGTGTGCTCGGGTTACCCAGTTGTCCCTTCCACG agCAGCACCCCTTTCTATTTGAACTGTCAGCTGTATGGAAAATCTGATTACTGCCTCGTCCTGCTGAATAACTGCTTAGCCAAGGTGGGCAGAAATGAAGAACTGGCTTTTTTAAAGCCTTACCTGGAGACGCCGGTCAATAAAAGGTCCTTTCGCAATGGTGTTGGatcaggaattaaaaaaacttCCTTTCGAAGAGCAAAGTCATAA